The Ornithinimicrobium faecis genome includes a window with the following:
- a CDS encoding NUDIX hydrolase encodes MARVRAVDPQGEHLVEEEVPHGIDPAAVLQAHGFVPVWTGSEVVDGQVVLIYRVAPGEVPQPHQRLGAYAVVVARYQGVRSLLLTTFARSEREVWGLPGGGQDPGEDLLETTVREVWEETGQRITALAPQDLVSRHWTGRAPSGRLEDYHAISAIYRAQCPNPVQPVIHDVGGSTADAAWVPVADLPSTPLLDWQRRILPRGLR; translated from the coding sequence ATGGCGCGCGTGCGCGCAGTGGACCCCCAGGGTGAGCACCTGGTGGAGGAGGAGGTCCCGCACGGGATCGATCCGGCGGCCGTCCTGCAGGCCCACGGGTTCGTGCCGGTGTGGACCGGCAGCGAGGTCGTGGACGGGCAGGTCGTGTTGATCTATCGCGTCGCGCCGGGGGAGGTGCCTCAGCCTCATCAGCGTCTCGGGGCTTACGCGGTCGTCGTGGCCCGCTATCAGGGCGTCCGCAGTCTGCTGCTGACCACGTTCGCCCGCAGCGAGCGTGAGGTGTGGGGTCTGCCCGGCGGTGGGCAGGACCCGGGGGAGGACCTCCTGGAGACGACGGTCCGGGAGGTCTGGGAGGAGACGGGGCAGCGCATCACCGCCCTCGCCCCGCAGGATCTGGTGAGCCGCCACTGGACGGGACGGGCCCCGAGCGGGCGGCTGGAGGACTACCACGCGATCTCCGCGATCTATCGGGCGCAGTGCCCGAACCCCGTGCAGCCCGTCATCCACGACGTCGGTGGCAGCACCGCCGACGCGGCGTGGGTGCCTGTCGCTGACCTGCCCTCGACCCCGTTGCTGGACTGGCAGCGGAGAATTCTGCCGCGCGGCCTACGATAG
- a CDS encoding glycosyltransferase family 4 protein, translating into MSGATLIVTNDFGPRVGGIEAFVQSMASRLAQAGGAGSVVVHTARQPESAAFDADLPYAVVRDDLKVLLPTAGVVRRCARTAREFGCDRVWFGSAAPLAQMAPALREAGIRRAVATTHSAEEWWSRLPGTRSVLHRIGDRVDTVTYLGEHSRRALSGVLSESAREQMRHLPPGVDVERYHPGVDGARLRAQLGLADRPVVVSISRLIRRKGQDALIEAWPRIQDEVPGAALVIVGDGPSRPRLQTQVEQAGLGAHIMLTGQVPWSRTPEYFALGDVFAMPTRTRLLGLEPEGVPLSALEAQASGLPVVIGDSGGAPDTIRDGVTGHVVNGRDLDQVARAVVDLLSDRQRALAWGMAGRDFVTQRFQWDDLAADLQQMLDPDEPDPDSAQEED; encoded by the coding sequence GTGTCGGGTGCCACGCTGATCGTCACCAACGACTTCGGTCCTCGGGTGGGCGGCATCGAGGCCTTCGTCCAGTCCATGGCCTCCCGCCTGGCGCAGGCGGGAGGGGCGGGGTCGGTCGTGGTCCACACCGCCCGACAGCCAGAGAGTGCGGCGTTTGACGCAGACCTGCCGTATGCCGTGGTGCGCGATGATCTGAAGGTGCTGTTGCCCACGGCGGGGGTGGTGCGACGGTGTGCCCGGACGGCGCGCGAGTTTGGCTGTGATCGCGTGTGGTTCGGCTCCGCCGCGCCCCTGGCGCAGATGGCGCCGGCGCTGCGAGAGGCCGGGATCAGGCGAGCGGTGGCGACCACCCACAGCGCCGAGGAGTGGTGGTCGCGGCTGCCGGGCACGCGCTCGGTGCTGCACCGCATCGGTGATCGCGTCGACACGGTCACCTACCTGGGTGAGCACTCGCGGCGCGCGCTCTCGGGGGTCCTGTCGGAGTCGGCGAGGGAGCAGATGCGCCACCTGCCTCCGGGCGTCGACGTGGAGCGCTACCACCCCGGCGTGGACGGCGCCCGCCTCCGAGCGCAACTGGGCCTGGCCGACCGGCCGGTCGTGGTCAGCATCTCCCGCCTGATCCGGCGCAAGGGGCAGGACGCGCTGATCGAGGCCTGGCCCCGCATCCAGGACGAGGTGCCGGGAGCGGCACTGGTGATCGTGGGCGACGGGCCGAGTCGCCCGCGTCTGCAGACCCAGGTGGAGCAGGCCGGCCTGGGAGCCCACATCATGCTGACCGGCCAGGTCCCGTGGTCGCGAACCCCGGAGTATTTCGCGCTCGGTGACGTCTTCGCGATGCCCACCCGCACCCGTCTGCTGGGCCTGGAGCCGGAGGGTGTGCCGCTCTCGGCGCTCGAGGCGCAGGCGAGCGGACTGCCCGTCGTCATCGGCGACTCCGGTGGGGCCCCCGACACCATCCGGGACGGGGTCACCGGCCACGTCGTCAACGGTCGCGACCTCGACCAGGTCGCCCGCGCCGTGGTGGACCTGCTGTCGGACCGGCAGCGTGCGCTGGCCTGGGGCATGGCCGGTCGAGATTTCGTGACCCAGCGCTTCCAGTGGGACGACCTCGCCGCCGACCTGCAGCAGATGCTGGACCCCGACGAGCCGGACCCCGACTCAGCACAGGAGGAGGACTGA
- a CDS encoding lysylphosphatidylglycerol synthase transmembrane domain-containing protein, translating into MSIHATDDFEPTRRFGWKEVLQSVGGLTVATLLLIFVLPRVADSSWPEILRQMSTVGIWTAVLMVALKLIGLYSYTFTLTGSLPGLSHGRALIVNASGSMISNIMPAGGAVAVAITYVQCRSWGFLRRNISTSLVVTGVWNIMARLALPVIAIVFIIVGPMDTPAPVILGSTVAVIAILLVLAFFLAVIYSEKASHIVGHSLGWVAKPFSKRLKAGANLDSLIQDQRSRWGNVASSHGWKMTIGLAGMLGIFFGLYYTACHNMGVDLPVSHLFAAYAIRQLLTVVAITPGGLGITEAGTAAVLIAFGADPTSAAAAALLYAVVTHLLDVPLGALAMLIWWMGPKDPATHQLDNQGDLVSTKAAITQLKVQKQAAQRETAAREAAEKAAPVEEAAPAEAPGDSRTG; encoded by the coding sequence ATGAGCATCCATGCGACCGACGACTTTGAGCCCACCCGGAGGTTCGGGTGGAAGGAGGTGCTGCAGTCCGTCGGCGGACTGACCGTCGCCACCCTCTTGCTGATCTTTGTGCTCCCGCGCGTGGCCGACTCCTCCTGGCCGGAGATCCTGCGTCAGATGTCGACGGTGGGCATCTGGACCGCGGTGCTGATGGTCGCGCTCAAGCTCATCGGGCTCTACTCCTACACCTTCACGCTCACCGGCTCGCTGCCTGGGCTCAGCCACGGCCGAGCCCTGATCGTCAATGCGTCGGGCTCCATGATCAGCAACATCATGCCGGCCGGCGGCGCGGTCGCCGTGGCCATCACCTACGTCCAGTGCCGATCGTGGGGTTTCCTGCGCCGCAACATCTCCACGTCCCTGGTGGTCACGGGCGTCTGGAACATCATGGCCCGCCTGGCGCTGCCGGTGATCGCCATTGTTTTCATCATCGTTGGCCCGATGGACACCCCCGCCCCGGTCATCCTCGGCTCCACCGTCGCCGTGATCGCCATCCTGCTGGTGCTGGCCTTCTTCCTGGCCGTGATCTACAGCGAGAAGGCCTCCCACATCGTGGGCCACAGCCTGGGGTGGGTGGCCAAGCCGTTCTCCAAGCGCCTCAAGGCGGGCGCCAACCTGGACTCCCTGATCCAGGACCAGCGCAGCCGGTGGGGCAATGTGGCCAGCAGCCACGGTTGGAAGATGACCATCGGGCTGGCCGGCATGCTCGGCATCTTCTTCGGGCTCTACTACACCGCCTGCCACAACATGGGGGTGGACCTGCCGGTCTCCCACCTGTTCGCGGCCTATGCCATCCGCCAGCTGCTCACGGTCGTGGCCATCACCCCCGGTGGTCTGGGCATCACCGAGGCGGGGACTGCCGCGGTCCTGATCGCGTTCGGCGCCGACCCGACGTCGGCCGCTGCCGCGGCCCTGCTGTATGCCGTGGTGACGCACCTGCTGGACGTGCCCCTGGGGGCGCTGGCCATGCTGATCTGGTGGATGGGGCCCAAGGATCCGGCCACCCACCAGCTGGACAACCAGGGCGACCTGGTCAGCACCAAGGCGGCGATCACCCAGTTGAAGGTGCAGAAGCAGGCCGCGCAGCGCGAGACGGCAGCGCGCGAGGCAGCGGAGAAGGCCGCCCCCGTGGAGGAGGCCGCCCCCGCGGAGGCCCCGGGCGACTCGCGCACGGGCTAG
- a CDS encoding type 1 glutamine amidotransferase: MSDPSQAGAVTASKGTIHLVHLYPREMSIYGDLGNTRALASRLRWHGYTPVVHDHHPGAPWPHEAHLLVGGGGQDSGQLRVQDDLATHADRLRALAADGLPMLMICGMYQLLGRAFITAEGHRLPGLGILDVTTTGNATRMIGPVVLQTPVGEIVGYENHSGSTVLGEGQEPFGQVRHGQGNNGSDGTEGARTGNVIGSYLHGPILPANPALADHLLEIAVVRATGAWDPEDVDDTIAHQAHDRQVRSLLSA, translated from the coding sequence ATGAGCGACCCGTCACAGGCTGGAGCGGTCACCGCCAGCAAGGGCACCATCCACCTGGTCCATCTCTATCCCCGGGAGATGAGCATCTACGGCGACCTGGGCAACACCCGGGCGCTGGCCAGCAGGCTGCGCTGGCACGGCTACACCCCGGTCGTGCACGACCATCATCCCGGTGCACCGTGGCCCCACGAGGCCCACCTGCTGGTCGGTGGCGGTGGTCAGGACTCCGGGCAGTTGCGGGTCCAGGACGACCTGGCGACGCACGCCGACCGGCTGCGTGCCCTGGCCGCCGACGGGTTGCCGATGCTGATGATCTGCGGGATGTATCAACTGCTGGGCCGCGCGTTCATCACCGCGGAGGGGCACCGGCTGCCAGGACTCGGCATCCTCGACGTGACCACGACGGGGAACGCGACCCGGATGATCGGACCCGTGGTCCTGCAGACCCCGGTCGGCGAGATCGTCGGCTATGAGAACCACTCGGGGTCCACCGTGCTGGGGGAGGGCCAGGAACCCTTCGGGCAGGTGCGACACGGGCAGGGCAACAACGGTTCGGACGGGACCGAGGGAGCGCGCACCGGCAACGTCATCGGCTCCTACCTGCACGGCCCGATCCTGCCGGCCAACCCTGCGCTCGCCGATCACCTGCTGGAGATCGCGGTGGTCCGGGCCACCGGGGCCTGGGACCCGGAGGACGTGGACGACACGATCGCCCACCAGGCTCACGACCGTCAGGTGCGGAGCCTGCTCTCTGCCTAG
- a CDS encoding Mur ligase family protein yields the protein MIRSTLAITAGKLARGVSRLRGGGSALPGLVTERIDPGILGHTLADLPGGIVVVTGTNGKTTTTKMLVALLRAHGQRVFTNPTGSNFTRGVISAMLAEIPLSGRLDADWAVLELDEAHALHFAAAVAPTHALLLNVARDQLDRFAEIDQTAELLARLAAQATTGVVLNVDDSFVSRIHSRVAEGVTVAWFGVDPTCADRLPELQEADVREADGAAALPDSAEAALLLLQDEHTFTVTGSGADVGPVTLRQRGLAAMINATAATATARAVLGDDFEPGVAATALATVTPPFGRGEVIDIDGHPLELVLVKNPAGFTVALGTYGTEPVATMIAINDNYADGRDVSWLYDVSFESLQGHGVALTSGVRGWDMALRLRYDGVEVAHTEPDLDLALEQFLREHAGEPTRIFCTYTAMMQLRRRLAARYNLARFGEDSP from the coding sequence GTGATCCGCTCCACGCTCGCGATAACGGCCGGCAAGCTGGCCCGAGGTGTCTCCCGTCTGCGCGGCGGCGGCTCCGCCCTCCCGGGTCTGGTGACCGAGCGGATCGATCCGGGCATCCTGGGCCACACGCTGGCAGACCTGCCCGGTGGCATCGTCGTGGTCACGGGCACCAACGGAAAGACCACCACCACCAAGATGCTCGTGGCGCTGCTGCGCGCCCACGGCCAGCGGGTCTTCACCAACCCGACGGGCAGCAACTTCACCCGCGGGGTGATCTCCGCGATGCTCGCGGAGATCCCGTTGAGTGGCCGCCTGGACGCCGACTGGGCCGTCCTCGAGCTCGACGAGGCGCACGCCCTGCACTTCGCGGCAGCGGTGGCCCCGACCCACGCTCTGCTGCTCAACGTCGCGAGGGACCAGCTGGATCGGTTCGCCGAGATCGACCAGACCGCAGAGCTGCTGGCCCGGCTGGCTGCGCAGGCCACCACGGGGGTGGTCCTCAACGTCGATGACTCGTTTGTCTCCCGGATCCACAGTCGGGTCGCAGAGGGCGTGACCGTCGCCTGGTTCGGGGTGGACCCCACCTGCGCGGACCGGCTGCCCGAGCTGCAGGAGGCCGATGTCCGGGAGGCCGACGGCGCCGCCGCCCTGCCCGACAGTGCCGAGGCCGCACTGCTGCTGCTCCAGGACGAGCACACCTTCACCGTCACCGGCTCCGGGGCCGACGTCGGGCCGGTGACCCTGCGTCAGCGCGGCCTGGCCGCCATGATCAACGCCACAGCAGCAACCGCGACAGCGCGGGCTGTGCTGGGCGACGACTTCGAGCCCGGTGTCGCCGCGACGGCCCTGGCCACCGTGACACCGCCGTTCGGACGCGGTGAGGTCATTGACATCGACGGCCACCCGCTGGAGCTGGTGCTGGTCAAGAATCCGGCGGGCTTCACGGTCGCCCTGGGCACCTACGGCACCGAGCCGGTCGCCACGATGATCGCCATCAACGACAACTACGCCGACGGCCGGGACGTCTCGTGGCTCTATGACGTCTCATTCGAGAGCCTCCAGGGCCACGGGGTCGCCCTCACCAGCGGCGTGCGTGGTTGGGACATGGCGCTGCGCCTGCGCTACGACGGGGTCGAGGTGGCCCACACCGAGCCCGACCTCGACCTGGCCCTGGAGCAGTTCCTGCGGGAGCACGCCGGAGAGCCGACCCGGATCTTCTGCACCTACACGGCGATGATGCAGCTGCGCCGCCGGCTGGCAGCGCGCTACAACCTGGCCCGGTTCGGAGAGGACTCGCCATGA
- a CDS encoding DoxX family protein produces the protein MSANLHTPTTGDVAVDRVVRGRDTVFQDDIVRSGTARKLLAGLRILIGWTFMWPFLDKLFGLGYGTESAGAWVEGGAPAQGYMLNATSGPFKEVFIWMAETFGGLADFLFMFGLFGIGLAMLAGAGLKIAAWGGTLLMAFMYLAALPIGQANMGFTNPITDSHWIEAIVLLVVAYTLSGDTWGLGRWWGKKVGNGWLR, from the coding sequence ATGAGCGCCAACCTTCACACTCCCACCACGGGTGACGTTGCTGTTGACCGCGTGGTGCGCGGTCGCGACACCGTCTTCCAGGACGACATCGTCCGCTCCGGCACCGCCCGCAAGCTGCTGGCTGGCCTGCGGATCCTCATCGGCTGGACCTTCATGTGGCCCTTCCTCGACAAGCTGTTCGGCCTCGGCTATGGCACGGAGTCCGCTGGAGCCTGGGTCGAGGGTGGCGCCCCGGCACAGGGCTACATGCTCAACGCGACATCCGGTCCGTTCAAGGAGGTCTTCATCTGGATGGCCGAGACCTTCGGCGGCCTGGCTGACTTCCTGTTCATGTTCGGTCTGTTCGGCATCGGTCTGGCCATGCTCGCCGGCGCCGGTCTGAAGATCGCCGCCTGGGGCGGCACGCTCCTGATGGCCTTCATGTATCTCGCGGCCCTGCCCATCGGTCAGGCGAACATGGGCTTCACCAACCCGATCACCGACTCCCACTGGATCGAGGCCATCGTCCTCCTGGTGGTTGCCTACACCCTCTCCGGTGACACCTGGGGCCTCGGCCGCTGGTGGGGCAAGAAGGTCGGCAACGGCTGGCTCCGCTGA
- the guaA gene encoding glutamine-hydrolyzing GMP synthase produces MTEALQQRPVLVVDFGAQYAQLIARRVREASVYSEIVPHDMPAEEVLAKNPAALILSGGPSSVYAEGAPSLDAGLLEAGVPVLGICYGFQAMATALGGTVEKTGLREYGETKARISDTGSTLFDGQPDEQPVWMSHGDSVAQVPEGARVTASTSGATVAAFEDDEARRYGVQWHPEVLHSTFGQRVLENFLLRGAGLEPTWTSENVVDDLVASIREQVGDASVICGLSGGVDSSVAAALVQRAIGDQLTCVFVDHGLLRQGEAEQVEKDFVAATGVDLVVVDAQQRFLDALAGVTDPETKRKIIGREFIRVFEQAARDVAGTADADGHPVKFLVQGTLYPDVVESGGGSGTANIKSHHNVGGLPDDLQFSLIEPLRQLFKDEVRQVGLELGVPEEIVWRQPFPGPGLGIRIIGAVDAERLDILRRADAIAREELTRAGLDRDIWQCPVVLLADVRSVGVQGDGRTYGHPVVLRPVSSEDAMTADWSRVPYDVLARISNRITNEVEEINRVALDVTSKPPGTIEWE; encoded by the coding sequence GTGACCGAAGCCCTGCAGCAGCGCCCCGTCCTCGTCGTCGACTTCGGCGCGCAGTATGCCCAACTCATCGCCCGACGGGTCCGCGAGGCCTCCGTCTACAGCGAGATCGTGCCCCACGACATGCCGGCCGAGGAGGTGCTCGCCAAGAACCCGGCGGCCCTGATCCTCTCCGGTGGTCCCTCATCGGTGTATGCCGAGGGGGCACCCTCCCTGGACGCCGGCCTGCTCGAGGCTGGCGTGCCGGTGCTCGGGATCTGCTACGGCTTCCAGGCGATGGCCACGGCCCTGGGTGGCACGGTCGAGAAGACCGGGCTGCGGGAATACGGTGAGACCAAGGCCAGGATCTCCGACACGGGCAGCACGCTGTTTGACGGGCAGCCCGATGAGCAGCCGGTGTGGATGAGCCACGGCGACAGCGTCGCGCAGGTGCCAGAGGGCGCGCGGGTCACGGCGTCGACGTCCGGTGCGACGGTCGCTGCGTTCGAGGATGACGAGGCGCGGCGCTATGGCGTCCAGTGGCACCCCGAGGTGCTGCACTCGACCTTCGGGCAGCGCGTCCTGGAGAACTTCCTGCTGCGCGGGGCGGGCCTTGAGCCGACCTGGACCAGCGAGAACGTCGTGGACGACCTGGTCGCCTCGATCCGCGAGCAGGTGGGGGATGCCAGCGTCATCTGTGGCCTGTCCGGTGGGGTGGACTCCTCGGTGGCGGCAGCGCTCGTGCAGCGGGCGATCGGCGATCAGCTGACCTGTGTCTTCGTGGACCATGGTCTGCTGCGCCAGGGGGAGGCCGAGCAGGTCGAGAAGGACTTCGTCGCCGCGACGGGGGTGGATCTGGTCGTCGTGGATGCGCAACAGCGCTTCCTCGACGCGCTCGCCGGGGTGACCGATCCGGAGACCAAGCGCAAGATCATCGGCCGCGAGTTCATCCGCGTCTTCGAGCAGGCGGCCCGGGACGTGGCCGGCACGGCCGACGCCGACGGCCACCCGGTGAAGTTCCTGGTCCAGGGGACGCTCTATCCCGACGTCGTGGAGTCCGGCGGTGGCAGCGGCACCGCCAACATCAAGAGCCACCACAACGTCGGTGGCCTCCCCGACGACCTGCAGTTCTCGCTGATCGAGCCGCTGCGGCAGCTGTTCAAGGACGAGGTGCGACAGGTCGGACTCGAGCTCGGCGTCCCGGAGGAGATCGTCTGGCGCCAGCCGTTCCCCGGACCCGGCCTGGGCATCCGGATCATCGGCGCCGTCGATGCCGAGCGGTTGGACATCCTGCGCCGGGCGGACGCGATCGCGCGTGAGGAGCTCACGAGGGCCGGGCTGGACCGTGACATCTGGCAGTGCCCGGTCGTGCTGCTCGCCGACGTGCGCTCGGTCGGCGTCCAGGGCGACGGCCGCACCTACGGCCACCCGGTCGTGCTGCGCCCAGTCTCCAGCGAGGACGCGATGACGGCCGACTGGAGCCGGGTGCCTTACGACGTGCTGGCCCGCATCTCCAACCGGATCACCAACGAGGTCGAGGAGATCAACCGCGTGGCGCTCGACGTGACGAGCAAGCCGCCGGGCACCATCGAGTGGGAGTGA
- a CDS encoding DUF3817 domain-containing protein, with translation MSDRAKLRFFQVMATVVGLGLLLLVLEMVLWYAFDNDVLRWWAMPHGFLYMVYLVAVAMLGFALHWGLGRMVLIMLAGVVPFLSFYVEARVTRSARAEIEAKEARAGVRV, from the coding sequence ATGTCTGACCGCGCCAAACTGAGGTTCTTCCAGGTGATGGCCACTGTGGTTGGCCTGGGCCTGCTCCTGCTCGTCCTAGAGATGGTGCTCTGGTATGCGTTCGACAACGACGTGTTGCGCTGGTGGGCGATGCCGCACGGCTTCCTCTACATGGTCTATCTGGTGGCTGTCGCGATGCTCGGCTTTGCACTGCACTGGGGGCTGGGCCGGATGGTGCTGATCATGCTTGCAGGCGTCGTGCCGTTCCTCTCGTTCTATGTCGAGGCCAGGGTCACCCGCTCTGCCCGCGCCGAGATCGAGGCCAAGGAGGCCCGCGCCGGGGTGCGGGTCTGA
- a CDS encoding SURF1 family protein, whose amino-acid sequence MLRTLFTPRWLTLLGVVVAVCVAFAWLGLWQLSVAQDDAFETLQAERDALVEKPLDEVITPHAAFPADGAGHPVVVEGVYDGSRQFLVPDRVLEEQVGYWVVTPLQVTSSEGADAAAIIPVLRGFVADPADADVPPADPVTVHGELAPGESPSLAEEPLPQGQRGTIDLSTLANEWPEALYNGFVFSTQEQPPVTDEALAHVPPPVLQAGDVDWRNLGYALQWWVFAAFAIFMFVKLLHDAARTPPDDRPTVSTAAPTDERIEPHHV is encoded by the coding sequence GTGTTGCGCACCCTGTTCACTCCCCGCTGGCTGACCCTCCTGGGCGTCGTGGTCGCGGTCTGTGTCGCTTTCGCGTGGCTGGGGTTGTGGCAGCTCTCGGTGGCCCAGGACGACGCCTTCGAGACCCTGCAGGCCGAGCGGGACGCGCTGGTCGAGAAGCCGCTGGACGAGGTGATCACCCCACACGCTGCGTTCCCCGCCGACGGCGCCGGTCACCCGGTGGTGGTCGAGGGGGTCTATGACGGCTCCCGTCAGTTCCTCGTCCCCGACCGGGTGCTGGAGGAACAGGTCGGCTACTGGGTGGTCACCCCGTTGCAGGTCACCTCCTCGGAGGGCGCCGACGCAGCGGCGATCATCCCCGTGCTGCGCGGATTCGTCGCCGACCCGGCCGACGCGGATGTGCCCCCGGCTGACCCGGTGACCGTGCACGGCGAGTTGGCCCCGGGGGAGTCGCCCTCGCTGGCCGAGGAGCCCCTCCCGCAGGGGCAGCGCGGCACGATCGACCTGTCCACACTGGCCAACGAGTGGCCCGAGGCGCTCTACAACGGCTTTGTGTTCAGCACCCAGGAGCAGCCGCCGGTGACGGACGAGGCCCTGGCGCACGTGCCGCCTCCCGTGCTCCAGGCCGGCGACGTCGACTGGCGCAACCTCGGCTACGCCCTGCAGTGGTGGGTCTTTGCGGCCTTCGCCATCTTCATGTTCGTCAAGCTGCTCCACGACGCCGCGCGCACGCCCCCAGACGACCGGCCTACAGTGAGCACTGCCGCACCCACCGACGAGAGGATCGAGCCCCACCATGTCTGA
- a CDS encoding YncE family protein gives MRVRRETKYQRRRAIVGGVAVLALAGTLTACLTGGADDPDAPAQEAADTAPADTAPEPTVSLGEDLVDATSDDGDQETTDAAEESAPVAGPPPIPSDTSFMERIDYITGTDEDPITPKSVVASGAGLVVANNMMYSHSSTFYDAESREVAATLSDEIVPEDFGVEDHPGTAKGSPVEAAWTDDGKFAYVSQYTMYGDSFGVEGFDDCTPDSGVGPSLLYRFNAELMEWDQVIKVGAVPKYVDITPDQKTILVSNWCDSTISVVDRESAEEIKTIPIAAAPRGIEVLPDNRTAYVAAMYADKLFKVDLETGESEVMMETGRKPRHLNLSPDGKFLFMAVSGADTIYKIDTETEEIVDQVVSGREPRSMIMSSDGTALYVVNYYEPSVAKISTDDMEVLQKEPTDANPIGITYEPITHTVWVACYGGSIYVFDDTLAEDPQA, from the coding sequence ATGCGAGTGCGCCGTGAGACCAAGTACCAGCGGCGTCGAGCCATCGTCGGGGGAGTGGCGGTGCTGGCGCTCGCCGGCACGCTGACCGCCTGCCTGACCGGCGGTGCCGACGACCCGGACGCCCCCGCCCAGGAGGCTGCGGACACCGCACCAGCCGACACCGCACCGGAGCCGACCGTGAGCCTCGGTGAGGACCTGGTGGACGCCACCTCCGATGACGGGGACCAGGAGACGACGGACGCAGCCGAGGAATCGGCCCCGGTGGCTGGCCCACCCCCCATCCCCTCCGACACGTCCTTCATGGAGCGCATCGACTACATCACCGGCACCGACGAGGACCCGATCACGCCCAAGTCCGTCGTGGCTTCCGGGGCAGGCCTGGTGGTCGCCAACAACATGATGTACAGCCACTCGTCGACGTTCTATGACGCCGAGAGTCGCGAGGTCGCAGCGACCCTGTCCGATGAGATCGTGCCCGAGGACTTCGGGGTCGAGGACCACCCCGGCACGGCGAAGGGGTCGCCGGTCGAGGCAGCCTGGACCGATGACGGCAAGTTTGCCTACGTCTCGCAATACACCATGTATGGCGACAGCTTCGGGGTCGAGGGTTTCGACGACTGCACACCCGACAGTGGTGTCGGCCCGTCCCTGCTCTATCGCTTCAACGCCGAGCTGATGGAGTGGGACCAGGTCATCAAGGTCGGTGCGGTCCCGAAGTACGTCGACATCACCCCGGACCAGAAGACGATCCTGGTCAGCAACTGGTGTGACTCCACGATCTCCGTGGTCGACCGGGAGAGCGCCGAGGAGATCAAGACGATCCCGATCGCCGCTGCTCCCCGGGGGATCGAGGTGCTCCCGGACAACCGCACGGCCTATGTCGCGGCGATGTATGCCGACAAGCTGTTCAAGGTCGACCTGGAGACCGGTGAGTCCGAGGTGATGATGGAGACCGGCCGCAAGCCGCGCCACCTCAACCTCTCCCCGGACGGCAAGTTCCTCTTCATGGCGGTCAGCGGCGCGGACACCATCTACAAGATCGACACCGAGACCGAGGAGATCGTCGATCAGGTCGTCTCCGGTCGCGAGCCTCGCTCGATGATCATGTCCTCGGACGGCACGGCTCTCTACGTCGTCAACTACTACGAGCCCTCCGTGGCCAAGATCAGCACCGATGACATGGAGGTGCTGCAGAAGGAGCCGACCGACGCCAACCCGATCGGCATCACCTACGAGCCGATCACCCACACTGTCTGGGTGGCCTGCTACGGCGGCAGCATCTACGTCTTCGACGACACCCTGGCTGAGGATCCGCAGGCTTAG